A genomic region of Rheinheimera sp. MMS21-TC3 contains the following coding sequences:
- a CDS encoding phage portal protein, producing the protein MSFRKSPILGPNGQNIVVFNSPYQGAGNGRRLSGVYAPSTGANSALNGALPQLRNRSRAGHRNMPLIRSAIEKKVTNEIGIGITPRAKTKSKEINKIINDCWEHSCEQFDPEMLLDVYGMQAQIARARRLSGECFIRVRYRGIASGLIVPIQFQVLEADFVPLDYNDNLANGNRIIAGIEFNRRGQRVAYHMYREHPGEMYNYTSSLSNLVRVPANEVAHHFNPLHPGQIRGEPDSAAGLVKAITFDSYDDAELTRKQTRAPYTGAIYRENYDITDDDGWLFDPVSGDPLSEGGAFGNAQVEAGTMLELQPGEKIDLFKGDDTGQGYGDFMRWQSMMQASAQDLPYELLTGDWEKVNDRLVRAILNEFRRKVQMDQWHLMIPQVLKWMRKHWLKRAVLSGAINLPNYSTQSAEYHSDIWCPHGWPYINPNIDVEAKITAIDADLLAHEDVVAEQGEDLTDIQERNAAARKARGQRNTTSTKRDKDDE; encoded by the coding sequence ATGTCATTTCGTAAATCACCCATATTAGGCCCCAACGGCCAAAATATCGTTGTGTTTAATAGCCCATACCAAGGCGCTGGTAATGGTCGGCGGTTAAGTGGTGTTTATGCACCCAGTACCGGCGCAAATAGTGCATTAAATGGTGCATTGCCCCAGTTGCGTAACCGCAGCCGTGCTGGCCATCGCAATATGCCACTTATTCGTAGCGCTATTGAAAAGAAAGTAACCAACGAAATAGGCATTGGCATAACACCCCGCGCTAAAACTAAAAGCAAAGAGATCAACAAAATCATTAACGATTGCTGGGAGCACTCATGCGAACAGTTTGATCCAGAAATGCTGTTAGACGTTTACGGCATGCAAGCTCAAATTGCCCGAGCAAGACGATTAAGCGGTGAATGTTTTATACGGGTTCGTTATCGCGGCATAGCATCAGGTTTAATAGTACCAATTCAGTTTCAAGTGTTAGAAGCTGACTTTGTACCGCTTGATTACAACGACAATTTAGCGAATGGCAATCGCATTATTGCAGGTATTGAATTTAACCGTCGTGGCCAACGTGTGGCTTATCACATGTACCGCGAACACCCCGGCGAAATGTATAACTATACGTCATCATTATCTAACTTGGTTCGCGTTCCAGCTAATGAAGTTGCGCACCATTTTAACCCATTACATCCTGGTCAAATACGTGGCGAACCCGACAGCGCAGCTGGCTTAGTTAAAGCAATTACATTCGACAGTTACGACGATGCAGAGCTAACACGTAAACAAACACGCGCACCCTACACAGGCGCAATATACCGCGAAAATTACGATATAACCGATGATGACGGCTGGCTGTTCGACCCAGTTTCCGGTGATCCTTTATCAGAAGGTGGCGCTTTTGGTAATGCACAAGTTGAAGCCGGCACCATGTTAGAACTGCAACCGGGCGAAAAGATAGATCTATTCAAAGGTGACGACACTGGCCAAGGTTATGGCGACTTTATGCGTTGGCAATCCATGATGCAAGCATCAGCGCAAGACTTACCTTATGAGCTATTAACTGGCGATTGGGAAAAAGTAAACGACCGCTTAGTACGCGCCATTCTTAACGAATTCCGCCGCAAAGTCCAAATGGACCAGTGGCACTTAATGATCCCACAGGTTCTAAAATGGATGCGCAAGCACTGGTTAAAACGAGCAGTATTATCAGGCGCTATTAATTTACCCAATTACAGCACGCAAAGTGCTGAATACCATAGCGACATTTGGTGCCCACACGGCTGGCCTTACATTAACCCTAATATTGATGTTGAAGCGAAAATTACTGCTATTGATGCCGATTTATTAGCACATGAAGACGTAGTGGCAGAGCAAGGCGAAGACCTCACCGACATTCAAGAACGTAACGCAGCAGCCCGAAAAGCACGCGGCCAACGCAACACAACTAGCACAAAACGGGATAAAGACGATGAGTAA
- a CDS encoding S49 family peptidase produces the protein MSNYQMIAAAALNKPLAMDVGYARVFFSALGLRLGAESLVDAQGQELTRDGMTVVAESYVHPVTGQYRHYDIQDGIAVLSIHGALAHKTGNVRPKSGLQGYDGIQTMLNQALIDPDVKGIYLDMHTPGGTVFGAFDTADVIRRANAVKPVWAIANDMNCSAGQLLASAASRRLVTQTGTVGSIGVVVAHADYEKYLENEGVKITLLHSGSHKVDGNSYQALPKDVAARWQAEIDSTRMQFASKVAEYTNLSLQAVLDTEAATYNGQAAVDVGLAEQLVNSADGVAMMADHCRNLNRTMSIGNNTMSVAKPAAAAATKPAASAATEQTTEQTAAVVTATEAVASAELVVTLCAEAGMSDQIAPLITAKLTEAGVKTRLATLGGVRDALAAADLSAIFPEVSANIDDPAAMLKVVLTAATAHGDDKEVTSSKQVQTQASSVKQPDHKSAYNDPSRL, from the coding sequence ATGAGTAACTACCAAATGATAGCCGCAGCAGCACTTAACAAGCCGCTAGCTATGGATGTGGGCTATGCCCGAGTGTTCTTTAGTGCGCTAGGTTTGCGGTTAGGAGCTGAATCGTTAGTTGATGCCCAAGGCCAAGAGTTAACCCGTGACGGCATGACAGTAGTTGCAGAAAGTTATGTACACCCAGTAACAGGCCAGTACAGACATTACGATATTCAAGATGGAATAGCCGTTTTATCTATTCATGGCGCACTTGCTCATAAAACCGGTAACGTAAGGCCTAAATCGGGTCTGCAAGGTTATGACGGCATACAAACCATGCTAAACCAAGCATTAATTGACCCCGATGTAAAAGGCATTTACCTAGATATGCACACACCAGGCGGTACAGTGTTTGGTGCTTTTGATACGGCCGATGTTATTCGCCGTGCTAATGCGGTTAAACCCGTTTGGGCCATTGCCAACGACATGAATTGCAGCGCAGGCCAGCTGTTAGCATCAGCCGCAAGCCGCAGATTAGTAACGCAAACAGGCACAGTAGGCAGTATTGGCGTTGTTGTGGCCCATGCCGATTATGAAAAATATTTAGAAAATGAAGGCGTAAAAATAACGCTATTACATTCCGGCTCGCACAAAGTTGATGGCAACTCATACCAAGCATTGCCAAAAGACGTAGCCGCAAGATGGCAAGCCGAGATTGATAGTACCCGCATGCAATTTGCCAGCAAAGTTGCTGAATATACCAACTTATCATTACAGGCCGTATTAGACACAGAAGCCGCAACCTATAACGGCCAAGCCGCTGTAGATGTTGGCCTAGCCGAACAGCTTGTAAATAGCGCCGATGGCGTTGCAATGATGGCAGATCACTGCCGCAATTTAAACAGAACCATGTCAATAGGAAACAATACTATGTCAGTAGCTAAACCCGCAGCAGCAGCTGCAACAAAACCCGCTGCTTCGGCAGCAACTGAACAAACTACCGAGCAGACAGCCGCTGTAGTAACAGCAACAGAAGCAGTAGCAAGCGCGGAACTCGTTGTAACATTATGTGCAGAAGCTGGCATGTCAGATCAAATAGCGCCACTAATCACCGCTAAATTAACTGAAGCTGGCGTTAAAACTCGCTTAGCTACCTTGGGTGGTGTGCGTGATGCGTTAGCCGCAGCTGATTTATCGGCAATATTTCCTGAAGTATCGGCAAACATTGACGATCCAGCTGCCATGTTAAAAGTAGTGCTAACCGCTGCAACAGCACATGGTGATGACAAAGAAGTCACAAGCTCAAAGCAGGTGCAAACCCAAGCATCTAGTGTAAAACAGCCCGATCACAAATCAGCCTATAACGACCCAAGCCGCTTATAA
- a CDS encoding head decoration protein: MSLKVQVPNAGHYIKMESGSISRDKVTFSGGKFVPGEVYAIVATKAVKLDFADDAGAELAKGICYAYVDASAADVEGVATTRLTEVNLNGLTLPTGYTAPNLASAVAELAKAHIVVRGA; encoded by the coding sequence ATGTCATTAAAAGTACAAGTGCCCAATGCTGGGCATTACATCAAAATGGAATCCGGCAGCATTAGCCGCGACAAAGTAACCTTCTCTGGTGGCAAGTTTGTGCCAGGTGAAGTGTATGCAATTGTTGCAACTAAAGCAGTAAAGCTTGATTTTGCCGACGACGCCGGTGCCGAATTAGCAAAAGGTATTTGTTATGCTTATGTAGACGCAAGCGCGGCTGATGTTGAAGGTGTAGCAACAACACGTTTAACAGAAGTAAACCTAAACGGTTTAACGCTACCAACTGGCTACACTGCACCTAATTTAGCCAGTGCAGTAGCCGAACTAGCAAAAGCACACATTGTTGTTCGTGGCGCTTAA
- a CDS encoding major capsid protein: MNLDQFLADPNFQLSSLTAAINEAQSAPTLLASLGLFQEQGITTTTFQIEYDGEVLSLVDAGVRGEPAQGAKKANRKLVTFSTVHLPAPFSIKADEITNVRAFGTQSEVQAVQQVVNQKLEHQRQRLTATRELMRAGAITGKVMAADGTVLHNIYTAFGIAEPGATTFVPADKKAKSMLSAAKTAAKKKLGQAVVNRWLLVCGPSFFDKFSEAPDVTAYLQNRNGNSNDNVEDMTDGLSFHGVTAFAYDAAVVDEDGVERKFIGDKDAYLVPVVPGLFIGRNAPADYTDTVGTVGLPFYAHVEAMSMKKGIQGEAQSNPFYLCTRPLAITKLSVA, from the coding sequence ATGAACTTAGATCAATTCTTAGCTGATCCGAACTTTCAGTTATCATCACTGACAGCCGCGATCAACGAAGCACAATCAGCCCCAACGCTATTAGCAAGCCTTGGTTTATTCCAAGAGCAAGGCATTACCACTACTACATTCCAAATTGAATACGACGGCGAAGTGCTATCGTTAGTTGATGCGGGTGTACGTGGCGAACCGGCACAAGGCGCTAAAAAAGCCAACCGCAAGCTGGTTACATTTTCAACAGTGCATTTGCCTGCACCGTTCAGCATTAAGGCCGACGAAATTACCAACGTTCGCGCTTTTGGTACGCAGTCAGAAGTGCAAGCTGTACAGCAAGTGGTTAACCAAAAACTTGAGCACCAACGGCAGCGTTTAACGGCCACGCGTGAATTAATGCGCGCAGGTGCTATTACCGGCAAGGTGATGGCTGCAGACGGCACAGTACTGCATAACATTTACACTGCCTTTGGTATTGCCGAGCCAGGCGCCACAACCTTTGTACCAGCCGATAAAAAAGCTAAATCAATGTTAAGTGCAGCTAAAACCGCAGCTAAGAAAAAGCTAGGCCAAGCCGTAGTTAACCGCTGGCTTTTAGTGTGTGGCCCATCGTTCTTCGATAAATTCAGCGAAGCACCCGACGTTACAGCTTACTTGCAAAACCGCAACGGCAACAGTAACGACAACGTAGAAGACATGACAGACGGTCTAAGCTTTCACGGCGTAACCGCGTTTGCTTACGACGCAGCTGTGGTAGATGAAGATGGCGTAGAGCGTAAGTTTATTGGCGACAAAGACGCCTACTTAGTGCCAGTTGTACCGGGCTTATTTATTGGCCGTAACGCACCAGCCGACTACACCGACACCGTGGGTACAGTAGGTTTGCCGTTTTATGCCCATGTTGAAGCCATGAGCATGAAAAAAGGTATTCAGGGTGAAGCGCAATCTAACCCGTTTTACCTTTGCACACGCCCATTAGCTATTACTAAGCTTTCAGTAGCCTAA
- a CDS encoding DUF4124 domain-containing protein: MKYLILLALLSFNAQASVYKCEINGVVTYSQTPCADDAELINVNVSSVSGSSSFNDVEAKCLAYLKRTKSWKDQESVRIENSFKTWEPDSSGVRHVLNVAINAKNSYGAYAGTEMHKCFLNHSGDDLSKIQRYIW; encoded by the coding sequence ATGAAATACCTTATTTTACTAGCGTTACTTAGCTTTAATGCACAGGCCAGCGTGTATAAATGCGAAATTAATGGTGTAGTTACATATAGTCAAACTCCTTGCGCTGATGATGCAGAGTTAATAAATGTAAATGTATCTAGTGTTTCGGGATCTAGTTCCTTTAATGATGTTGAAGCTAAGTGTTTAGCCTATTTAAAAAGAACCAAAAGCTGGAAAGATCAAGAGTCAGTACGTATTGAGAACTCATTTAAAACATGGGAGCCAGATTCAAGCGGCGTAAGGCATGTTCTTAATGTGGCAATTAATGCAAAAAATAGTTACGGGGCTTATGCAGGAACTGAAATGCATAAGTGTTTTTTAAACCATAGTGGTGATGACTTAAGTAAAATACAGCGTTATATATGGTAA
- a CDS encoding Arc family DNA-binding protein — protein sequence MKPRDPQINIRLPEELKEQLHSMAAENKRSVNSEAVAAIEHAVHLHNLTKSRSETLQELNADGSNRYITVEEAEKKLLHDVIKMIYTHAKNNN from the coding sequence ATGAAGCCTAGAGATCCCCAAATAAACATCAGATTACCAGAGGAACTAAAAGAGCAACTTCATTCAATGGCAGCCGAAAATAAGCGCTCGGTTAATTCTGAAGCGGTTGCTGCTATTGAACATGCTGTACATCTGCATAACTTAACGAAAAGCCGTTCCGAAACACTGCAAGAATTAAATGCTGACGGCAGCAATCGCTATATAACTGTTGAAGAAGCAGAGAAAAAGCTTCTACATGACGTTATAAAAATGATTTACACCCATGCTAAAAACAACAATTAA
- a CDS encoding Arc family DNA-binding protein yields MSRKVTVGMMLRMPPEVHQVVKATAKEQGRSLNAELLYRLRQAYAVDGVKLEAA; encoded by the coding sequence ATGTCACGTAAAGTAACGGTAGGAATGATGCTAAGAATGCCGCCAGAAGTACATCAAGTAGTTAAGGCCACGGCTAAAGAACAGGGTAGGTCTTTAAATGCAGAATTATTGTATCGGTTGCGGCAAGCTTATGCAGTAGATGGTGTAAAGCTGGAAGCGGCATGA